The nucleotide window ATCCTGACTCCCACGCCCCTTGTAAGCCAGTGGAAGGATGAGATGAAATCAAAGTTTAACATGGATATCCCGTCAACTGATGACCCTGGCTTTAAATCAGCTTCCAGAACATTCTGGAACGAGCCTTTTGTCATTGCATCCATTAACCAGGCAAAATCAAAAAAAAATTATGACATGATCACCAGTCGAGAATATGACATGATCATTGTTGATGAGGCCCACCACCTGAAAAACCGCACGACCTTGAACTGGAAGCTGGTCAATTCTCTGAAAAAAAGATTCATCCTCCTTCTTACGGCAACCCCCGTGGAAAACAACCTGATGGAGCTTTACAACCTGATTACCCTGCTCAAACCCGGACAGCTTGAAACCGCCACCTCATTCCGGGAAAAATTCATGAAAAGCGGAGACCCCACAGATCCACAAAACCGGACTCTTCTCAAAGATCTGTTAGGCCAGGTCATGATCCGAAATACCAGGGCCTTGGCAGGCATCAACATTCCGCCCAGATTTGCACAGACCATACGCATTGAGCCTACAAAAGCAGAAAAAGAGTTTTATGAACGGTTGGAAGCGTTAATCACATCCTTGAATGCCAAAAAAAAGGGCCGGGCAAAAATGGTTATCAAAAATCTTCTGGCTCAGGCAGGATCGTCGCCTAAAGCAGTTGAATCGACCCTGACCAGGATGCTGGAAAAAGAGGATTACCTCCTGGACTATGAAAAAGAGATCAGGGCTGTGAGGAATCTATGCCGAACAACTTTAGACACACCCAAGAACATGAATCTGCTGAAAATTATTAGGGCCACAGGCGAGAAGATCATTGTGTTTGTTAAATACAAAGGAACAATTGAACATCTTGCTGAATTTCTGGAGTGGAATGAAATCTCATTTTCTCTTTTTCACGGTGCAATGAACAATCATCAAAAAGATGAGGCCATTGAAGCGTTCAAAGATCAAAACCAGATACTGGTCACAACGGAAATCGGCGGAGAGGGTCGAAACCTCCAGTTTTGTTCAAGAATGATCAACTACGACCTGCCGTGGAATCCCATGAAAATCGAACAACGGATCGGTCGTATTCACAGGATTGGCCAGGAAAATGAAGTGCAGATTTTTAATTTCTGTGCAACTGGCTCAATTGAGGATTATATCCTTGATATTCTTGACAAAAAAATCAATATGTTTGAAATGGTCATCGGTGAAATCGACATGATCCTGGGCAGGATCAGAGGGGAAAAGGAGTTCAGCGACATAGTTTATGACATCTGGGTGAACTCGGAAAACAAAAAAGATCGCAAAGATTCCTTTGCCAATCTGGGGACAAGGATAAAAAGAGCCAAGACTGGGTATGATAAAACCCGTGAACTGGATGATAAACTTTTTGGAGATACTTATGAACTCTGATGCTCCCATTGCCGGAAAAGACCTGGACCTTATACAATTTGCCTGCCGGTTTCTCAAGGACAGGGGTGCTGTTTTAGAACCCAGAGGAGAAATAATAGATGCGCTTTTGCCACAAGAGCTTTCTGCTGCACTGGATGTGGAAGAATATATTTCACTGGCACCGGACACAAAAAACGTAACAGCCCCTGAAGACAAGAAACTTTATACCATACAATTTCAAAGTCCCCTTCTTGACAAAATTGCATCCCTGGCAGGTTCGAAACCGCCTTTCCTCAAGCTATCCTTGTCGTTTAATTATATTAAGACACAAGGATTTAACAACCTGATCATGGAACAATTTGAATTTTTCAAAAGCAAACCGAAAATCACAGGCACAGGAGAAATAAAAACAAGGTATATTCTCCTGACATGCAGGTTTCTTGCACAAAGCGACGAACAAAAAGAAGGGCTGCTGGATTTTTCATTTAATATTGATACCGGCGCTTTAGCACCTGGAATGATTGATATGATCCCCAGTATCGAAAAAGAATACCAGGTCAAAAACGGTCATGGATATACAAAAAAAGAAATCCAGCACATCCATGAGTTGATCAATTTATACGGCCCTGATGCAATTGAGCATGAACTTATAGAATTCAAGCAGAGCATGAACCGCAGATTTAAAAGAGACTCTTTAAGTCTTGATGAATACTACAGCGCCCTGGAAAAAGAAATGAAGGAAAGCCTTTTAAGGACAGGCATATCAGACAAGCTCACCCAGGAAAGAGAGGCAAAAATAGACATGATTCCAGATGAGCTTTCCGCAAAAAAAAAGGATCTGTTAAACAAGTACAGCATCAAAATCGACATCACGCCTGTTGCAGCCCTGGCAGTGACCACACCCTGTGTAAAAGTCTTTGTTACTCTTATTTGCGGGCACCAGAAAAAGGATGTTTTCATGATATACAATCCGGTTACAAAACAGATTGACCCCATGGTCTGTCAATCGTGCGGTACAAGCATGTACTCGTTGGGATTATGTAAAAACATGCATTTAAATTGCGCCAAATGCCTTGACCAGGGCTGCAATATGTGCTGATTATGATGTGCGCTTTGACAACGGAGAAATTTTAATTTTGTTTCTATTTATAGAAACATTTTTCTTGACACTAAATCAAATCTTAGGTATTTTACCCAAAATAAAAAGAAAATTAAAATTATGAAAAAAAACATCTTACATATTCGCAACACACTTACCTGGTGGTGGCAAAGCTGGATATGGCTCTTGCTGCCGTCAGACTAACCGTTCAATAAAATACAAAGAACCAAAGGCTGCGGCAGCAAAACAATTAAAATAATGTCGCAGCCTTTGTATTTTAAAAGGCTGCATCTTGATAAACAATTGCACGCCTTTTTTAATTTTAAGGAAAATAAATGATTTTAAAGCAATTTCCTGAAAAGCAAGATTTTTTAACACTTGCCAAAACCTGCAATGTCATACCGGTCTGCACCCGGATTCTTGCAGACACGGAAACACCAGTTTCAATTTTACAAAAATTTTTCAGCAAAGAAAAAGAGAGCTTTTTGCTGGAAAGTGTTGAGGGTGGTGAAAGATGGGGAAGATACAGTTTCATGGGTATATCTGCATTTGGTAATATCAAAATATTTTCTCATGATGTTGAGATACAAACAAAAAATGAAACAAAAAAAATACCCCATCACAATGAGCCGTTAGATATTATCCGAAGCTTTTCCAAAGGGTTTATACCGGCTCAAATTTCTGAACTGCCAAGGTTCTGGAGTGGATTTACCGGATACTTTACCTATGAGATGGTTTCATTTTTTGAAAAAATCCCGGTTTGTCTGCCCCATGATATGCCCTATGCCCATTTTATCATTCCCGATGAAATGATTATTTTCGATAATATCAAACAAACATTAACCTGCCTGAAAATATGTTACACAGATGGTTGCAATGATCATGAAGCCTTGTTTGAAAATGCGCAACAAGATCTTAACCAGATGCTTGAAACCATAAACACACCTTTTATGCCCCAAAAAAGTGTGCAGTCCCAGGATGTTAGTTTGGAACCGGAAACCCCGGCCCAGGAATATATGGCAGGCGTTGAAAAAATTAAAGAACATATTGTTGAAGGAGATGTTTTTCAGGCGGTTTATTCCCAGCCGTTTTCATGCAATGCCTATGTTGATCCCATCCTGATCTACCGCGCCCAGCGGTATATCAATCCTTCACCCTACATGTTTTTCATGAATTTTAAAGACATCATTGTTGCAGGCTCATCACCGGAAACCATGGTAAGGCTTGAAAATAATATTGCCACATTAAGGCCCATTGCAGGTACAAGGCCCAGAGGCAAGACAGAGCAGGAAGACCGAAAACTTGCAGATGAGCTGTTGAATGATGAAAAAGAACGGGCCGAGCATGTGATGCTCATTGATCTGGGCAGAAATGATCTGGGCCGTGTGGCAGAAGCCGGAACCGTCCAGGTGACGGACACCATGGTGATTGAACGCTATTCCCATGTCATGCACCTGGTATCCAATATCACCTGTGACATGAAAAAAGACGTGGATGCCTATGATCTGTTCAAGGCTACTTTTCCGGCCGGCACCTTGTCAGGAGCCCCGAAAATCCGTGCCATGGAAATTATTGCCAAACTTGAGAATACTCCCAGAAGGGTTTATGGTGGGGCTGCAGGGTATATTTCCTTTACCGGAAACATGGATTTTGCCATCACTATCAGGACGGCTGTCATGGAAAATGATAAACTGACGGTTCAGGCCGGGGCCGGTATTGTATATGACTCTGACCCCCAAAAAGAATTGCTGGAATGCCAGAACAAGGCAAAAAGTGTGGAAATGGCATTAAAACTTGCCCTTTCAAATAACAATGGAGGCAGATAAATGTTAGTTGCAGTGATAGATAATTACGATTCATTCACCTTCAACCTGGTTCATTACATACTTCAAACCGGGGTGGATGTAAAAGTATTCAGAAATGATAAAATATCCATTGATGAACTTAAAGCGTTGAACTTAGGTGCCATTGTTATTTCCCCCGGACCAGGACGCCCCGAAGATGCCGGGATTTCCCTGGAGGTGGTCCGGCAGTTTTCCGGCACAGTTCCAATTCTGGGTGTCTGCCTTGGCCACCAGGTGATTGCCCAGAGCTTTGGCGGAAAAATCATCCATGCCAAACAGATCATGCATGGGAAGACATCTGTTGTAACTGCTGACGGAGAGCATATTTATTCAGGCATCAAAAAACCATTTACCGTCATGAGATACCATTCCCTGGCGGTTTGTGAAAAAAATCTTCCTGACTGCCTGATGGTGACCGCAACAACTGAAGATGGAGAAATAATGGGCATTCGCCATAAAGAACATCCCACACAGGGGCTTCAGTTTCATCCGGAATCCTTCATGACCACAATGGGAAAAAGACTGATCAGAAATTTTATCAAAGGAGCAGCATAAGACCATGACCTTTATAGAGAATTTAAAAAAAATCATTGCAGGACAGGATCTTGACCAGGACAGCAGCGCTTCCATGCTCATGGATATTTTTTCAGGAAATATCACAGAAGCCCAGATCGGGGCATTTATGGCGGCTCTTGCCACCAAAGGAGAAACCTTTGAAGAGCTTGCCGGTGCTGCAAGAGCCATGAGACGCAAGGCCATAAAAATCCAGACCCTGTCCAAAAATGTCATTGATATTGTCGGCACAGGCGGAGATGAATCAGGATCATTCAACATTTCCACCACCACGGCTTTTGTAGTGGCAGGTGCCGGTGTGACCGTTGCCAAACACGGCAACAGAAGTATCTCAAGCCAATGCGGCAGTGCCGATGTTTTGGAAGAATTAGGGGTAAATCTGAATACAGACCCTGAAATTGTTGAAGAAGCCATTAATGAAATCGGTATCGGATTCATGTTTGCACCCATGTACCACGGTTCCATGAAGTATGCAGGCAAAGCCAGACAAGAATGCTGCATCAGAAGTATTTTTAACATGCTGGGTCCCTTGACCAACCCGGCTGCGGCCAGTTGCCAGCTTTTGGGCGTGTATGCCCCGCAGTTGACAGAGATGTTTGCCCAGGCTCTGAAACTTCTGGGTGTCAGCAAAGCATTTGTCGTACACGGCCACGACGGCATGGATGAGATAACGACCACGGCACCTACAAGAATATCAGAGCTGAATAACGGCACTATCCGATCCTATGACCTGGACCCGCTGGATTTCTTTGAAGACTATGCAGCCCCTGAAGATCTTAAAGGCGGTGATGTTAAATTGAATGCAGCCATTACACTGGCCATCCTCAACGGTGAAAAAGGACCCAAAAGAGATATTGTACTTTTAAATTCCGGTGCGGCCCTGGTTGCGGCGCAAATAACAGACACAATCAAAAATGGAATTGCTTTGGCTGAAAAATCCATTGATTCGGGCAAAGCCCTTGAAAAACTTAAACTGCTTGTGGATTATACCGGGGAGGCTGCATAATATGGGTATTGACGGATTTTTAAAACAGGTGCTGGAGATAAAATCCCTGGAAGTATCAAAAGCCAAATCCAATATCCCTTTGAACACAATTCGAAGGGAAGCCGAAAACACAAAACCTGCGGCAAGCTTTTTAACAGCCCTTCAAAAGAGCAGTCCCGATGATATCGGCATTATTGCAGAAGTTAAAAAAGCCTCTCCATCCAAAGGGGATATCCGCCCTGACCTTGATCCGGTATTGTATGCCCAAACCTATACTATGGCAGGTGCCCGTGCGATTTCCGTTCTAACGGAATCCCAATATTTTAAAGGCAGTTTAAAAGACCTGGAAGCGGTCTGTGCCAATACTGAACTTCCGGTATTAAGAAAAGATTTCACCATTGGTTCCTACCAGATTTATGAAGCAAAAAAAGCAGGTGCATCTTCGATTCTTCTGATCACCACAATTTTGTCCAAAGATCAGCTCACAGATTACATTCATCTTGCAAGGGAACTTGGCATGGAGCCGCTGGTTGAAATCACCTCGGAAAAAGAATTTGAAATTGCCTATGACTGTGATGCAAAAGTTGTGGATATGAATAATCGGAACCTTCAAACCCTTGAAACCGACTTGAATGTCTCAAAACGAATTGCCGCAATTATTCCAGAAGATATCATCCCGGTGGAGGCCAGTGGTATTTCTTGTTTTGCAGATATTGACAACGGCCTTTCATCCAATATATTCAACTTTCTTGTTGGAGAAAGCATTGTAAAGGCCAAAGATCCTGAACTGCTTATAAAAGAACTGAGAAATATCAAGTGAGCATGTCATGATAAAAAAAGAGACAAAAAAAACAGGCAAAACGCTAACTGAAAAATTATCAAAAAAAATACCCTGGATCAAAATATGCGGACTGACTGATATTGAAAATGCCCTTGGATGTGCAAACCTGGGAGCAGATGCCATAGGTCTTGTGTTTTTTGAAAAAAGCCCCAGAAATGTATCTGTAAAAAGAGCAGCCCAAATTTCAAATGCTCTGCCGGATCATATCCTTACCATTGGGGTGTTTGTGAATGAATCCTATGAAGGTATCATGGAGAAAGTCAATGCATGCGGTTTAAATGGAGTTCAACTGCATGGCAATGAACCCCCGGAGCTTATTGATGACCTGTTAAAAGAGAATCTTGTGGTCATTAAAGCTCTTTTTGCAACAAGAGAACCCTTTATAACCCAGGCCCCTTTATACCAAAAGGCCTCTTTTCTACTGGTTGAATATGGAAAAGGAACCCTGCCCGGCGGAAATGCGGAATCCTGGAATTATGAACTGTCCCTTCAATTGGAGACAAACAGATCGGTGGAGACAAGCAGGTCAATGAAAACAAGAACACCTTTAGTTCTTGCCGGAGGACTTCATCCGGATAACATCTGCCTGGCAATAAAAACTGCTAAACCAGCAGCGGTAGATGTCTCTTCAGGTGTTGAAAAAACTTATGGGATAAAAGATTTAAATAAGGTCAACGCTTTTATAACAAGGGTAACGGCCATGAAGGATTGACCGATACCCTTTTCCGATTTTTAATCTTAAATTTCGTCCTGATATTTAAACGCCAATCTCAGATTTGCTTTTTCTGCGTCAAGCAATCCAAGGTTCTTTATTTTCACTGCTATACTTAAATGACAAACGCATATTGGCCCTGAATTGCGTAGGCTTGCCCCCTTCTATTTTAATATCAAGTTTCTGAACTTCTGCAATCCTTAAATCCTTTAATGAGGCACTTGCCTTTTCAATGGCTTTAGTGGCTGCATCTTCCCAAGATGTGGGGCTTGAACCGACAAGATCAATAAGTTTGTAAACACTGTTGTCACCCATAATTACCTCCTGTAATAAACAAAAAAAATTAATAAAAAAAGAGGAGCATGGAAATCAGATCTTTTAAACGCTGGCCAAATTTAAGACATGGAATATTGTTGATTATATAAAACTATAGAAAATTGTCAAACCTATTTTAACCCATACTCTGAGTTAAGGCCTCTAAATTCAAAACTATCGGATAATAATATTATTTCCCGGATAGATTTTAGCATTGTCGGACATATTATTCAATTTTCGTAAGGTGTCAACACTGGTATTATACTTTTTGCTTATACTGTAAAGAGTTTCGCCC belongs to Desulfobacula toluolica Tol2 and includes:
- the trpC gene encoding indole-3-glycerol phosphate synthase TrpC — encoded protein: MGIDGFLKQVLEIKSLEVSKAKSNIPLNTIRREAENTKPAASFLTALQKSSPDDIGIIAEVKKASPSKGDIRPDLDPVLYAQTYTMAGARAISVLTESQYFKGSLKDLEAVCANTELPVLRKDFTIGSYQIYEAKKAGASSILLITTILSKDQLTDYIHLARELGMEPLVEITSEKEFEIAYDCDAKVVDMNNRNLQTLETDLNVSKRIAAIIPEDIIPVEASGISCFADIDNGLSSNIFNFLVGESIVKAKDPELLIKELRNIK
- the trpE gene encoding anthranilate synthase component I, coding for MILKQFPEKQDFLTLAKTCNVIPVCTRILADTETPVSILQKFFSKEKESFLLESVEGGERWGRYSFMGISAFGNIKIFSHDVEIQTKNETKKIPHHNEPLDIIRSFSKGFIPAQISELPRFWSGFTGYFTYEMVSFFEKIPVCLPHDMPYAHFIIPDEMIIFDNIKQTLTCLKICYTDGCNDHEALFENAQQDLNQMLETINTPFMPQKSVQSQDVSLEPETPAQEYMAGVEKIKEHIVEGDVFQAVYSQPFSCNAYVDPILIYRAQRYINPSPYMFFMNFKDIIVAGSSPETMVRLENNIATLRPIAGTRPRGKTEQEDRKLADELLNDEKERAEHVMLIDLGRNDLGRVAEAGTVQVTDTMVIERYSHVMHLVSNITCDMKKDVDAYDLFKATFPAGTLSGAPKIRAMEIIAKLENTPRRVYGGAAGYISFTGNMDFAITIRTAVMENDKLTVQAGAGIVYDSDPQKELLECQNKAKSVEMALKLALSNNNGGR
- a CDS encoding SNF2-related protein, producing the protein MAKSKTDQKKQKRKAKKKQVKTSKSQQTAREKGWVHYEDARYYFHINNIDKALKFLNKAVKALPNEEDIFQLMGHIASSTGNELLELDAMSNLERIGKLPDDMKIEMVYKLLKFKKHKECKKKAGDVLENFTKLKIKDKKRIKEQIKSIQEYCLSMIRREEYEKNLNAMICRSNQPKQQSKPKPEPKPSTKDQTQKKALKPISQPPLSPKVPDIPITYKINEDTFFNTLLNPEPVGPEAYELALMSHEIRFAESFENLICLPSLIRVKSFWYQEETAKKVLKRFRGRALLSDEVGLGKTIEALIILTEYIKRGMVKTALILTPTPLVSQWKDEMKSKFNMDIPSTDDPGFKSASRTFWNEPFVIASINQAKSKKNYDMITSREYDMIIVDEAHHLKNRTTLNWKLVNSLKKRFILLLTATPVENNLMELYNLITLLKPGQLETATSFREKFMKSGDPTDPQNRTLLKDLLGQVMIRNTRALAGINIPPRFAQTIRIEPTKAEKEFYERLEALITSLNAKKKGRAKMVIKNLLAQAGSSPKAVESTLTRMLEKEDYLLDYEKEIRAVRNLCRTTLDTPKNMNLLKIIRATGEKIIVFVKYKGTIEHLAEFLEWNEISFSLFHGAMNNHQKDEAIEAFKDQNQILVTTEIGGEGRNLQFCSRMINYDLPWNPMKIEQRIGRIHRIGQENEVQIFNFCATGSIEDYILDILDKKINMFEMVIGEIDMILGRIRGEKEFSDIVYDIWVNSENKKDRKDSFANLGTRIKRAKTGYDKTRELDDKLFGDTYEL
- a CDS encoding anthranilate synthase component II, with amino-acid sequence MLVAVIDNYDSFTFNLVHYILQTGVDVKVFRNDKISIDELKALNLGAIVISPGPGRPEDAGISLEVVRQFSGTVPILGVCLGHQVIAQSFGGKIIHAKQIMHGKTSVVTADGEHIYSGIKKPFTVMRYHSLAVCEKNLPDCLMVTATTEDGEIMGIRHKEHPTQGLQFHPESFMTTMGKRLIRNFIKGAA
- the trpD gene encoding anthranilate phosphoribosyltransferase, with product MTFIENLKKIIAGQDLDQDSSASMLMDIFSGNITEAQIGAFMAALATKGETFEELAGAARAMRRKAIKIQTLSKNVIDIVGTGGDESGSFNISTTTAFVVAGAGVTVAKHGNRSISSQCGSADVLEELGVNLNTDPEIVEEAINEIGIGFMFAPMYHGSMKYAGKARQECCIRSIFNMLGPLTNPAAASCQLLGVYAPQLTEMFAQALKLLGVSKAFVVHGHDGMDEITTTAPTRISELNNGTIRSYDLDPLDFFEDYAAPEDLKGGDVKLNAAITLAILNGEKGPKRDIVLLNSGAALVAAQITDTIKNGIALAEKSIDSGKALEKLKLLVDYTGEAA
- a CDS encoding dodecin family protein, producing MGDNSVYKLIDLVGSSPTSWEDAATKAIEKASASLKDLRIAEVQKLDIKIEGGKPTQFRANMRLSFKYSSENKEPWIA
- a CDS encoding phosphoribosylanthranilate isomerase, with translation MIKKETKKTGKTLTEKLSKKIPWIKICGLTDIENALGCANLGADAIGLVFFEKSPRNVSVKRAAQISNALPDHILTIGVFVNESYEGIMEKVNACGLNGVQLHGNEPPELIDDLLKENLVVIKALFATREPFITQAPLYQKASFLLVEYGKGTLPGGNAESWNYELSLQLETNRSVETSRSMKTRTPLVLAGGLHPDNICLAIKTAKPAAVDVSSGVEKTYGIKDLNKVNAFITRVTAMKD